From Haloarcula hispanica ATCC 33960, the proteins below share one genomic window:
- the ygfZ gene encoding CAF17-like 4Fe-4S cluster assembly/insertion protein YgfZ produces the protein MTVLESVHEAHGATFREVGGRQVVDNYGRPERTHRAVRNVVGAMEYGYGVIVVTGEDRVDYVDNAVSNRVPDDDGAGCYALLLDPDGRVDTDMYVYNAGERLLVFTPPQKAEDLAAEWADKTFIQDVEFEEATDDFAVFGVHGPKATEKIASVLHQTGTPPAPLTFERGELGDAGVSVIRTDNLAGEESYDVVCSADDAEAVFDTLVNRGLNAVPFGYRTWETLTLEAGTPLFDTEIEGALPNDLGLRNALDFEKGCYVGQEVVSRIENRGHPTQRLVGLAVEECPESGAAVFAGDEHVGDVTRAGQSPMREAPIALANLSWERPEDALTIRIDGEPVSAQQVDLPFIDGSAQSARLPTYE, from the coding sequence ATGACTGTTCTCGAGTCCGTCCACGAGGCCCACGGAGCGACGTTCAGGGAGGTCGGTGGTCGGCAGGTCGTCGACAACTACGGGCGACCGGAGCGGACCCACCGCGCGGTTCGGAACGTCGTCGGCGCGATGGAGTACGGCTACGGCGTCATCGTCGTCACCGGCGAGGACCGCGTCGACTACGTCGACAACGCCGTCTCGAACCGCGTGCCAGACGATGACGGCGCGGGCTGTTACGCGCTCCTGCTCGACCCCGACGGCCGCGTCGACACGGACATGTATGTGTACAACGCCGGCGAGCGCCTGCTCGTGTTCACACCGCCCCAGAAAGCCGAGGACCTTGCCGCAGAGTGGGCGGACAAGACGTTCATTCAGGACGTCGAGTTCGAGGAGGCGACCGACGACTTCGCCGTCTTCGGCGTCCACGGGCCGAAAGCGACAGAGAAAATCGCCAGCGTTCTCCACCAGACCGGGACCCCGCCCGCGCCGCTGACCTTCGAGCGGGGCGAACTCGGCGACGCCGGCGTCTCCGTCATCCGGACGGACAACCTCGCCGGCGAGGAGAGCTACGACGTGGTCTGTAGCGCTGACGACGCCGAGGCTGTCTTCGACACGCTGGTCAACCGGGGGCTCAACGCCGTCCCCTTCGGCTACCGGACCTGGGAGACGCTGACGTTAGAGGCCGGGACGCCGCTGTTCGACACCGAAATCGAGGGCGCGCTCCCGAACGATCTTGGCCTGCGGAACGCCCTGGACTTCGAGAAGGGCTGTTACGTCGGTCAGGAGGTCGTCTCGCGAATCGAGAACCGGGGCCACCCCACGCAACGGCTGGTCGGCCTCGCCGTCGAGGAATGCCCCGAGTCCGGTGCCGCAGTGTTCGCCGGCGACGAGCACGTCGGCGACGTGACCCGTGCCGGCCAGAGCCCGATGCGGGAAGCCCCGATTGCGCTGGCGAATCTCAGTTGGGAACGGCCCGAAGACGCGCTGACCATCCGCATCGACGGTGAACCGGTCAGCGCACAGCAGGTCGACCTGCCCTTTATCGACGGCTCGGCGCAGTCGGCGCGGTTGCCGACCTACGAGTAG
- a CDS encoding IMPACT family protein, with protein MTDSYLTVPGRGEARFEVRGSEFIGHVAPAATVEAAEAFVDAVSEEYADATHNVPAYRVRSDPFREYSSDDGEPSGSAGDPALNVLQQRDIENAVAVVTRYYGGTNLGVGGLASAYSRAVKEGVDDAGVVEEVPHEQFTVTVAYDDSGSVRSLLESAGVEFAADYEAEVVFEVRVPTAEGSDLRDRIRSATSGRAAIELA; from the coding sequence GTGACGGACAGCTACCTGACCGTTCCGGGCCGCGGCGAGGCGCGCTTCGAAGTGCGCGGCTCGGAGTTCATCGGCCACGTCGCGCCGGCGGCGACCGTCGAAGCCGCCGAGGCGTTCGTCGACGCCGTCAGCGAGGAGTACGCTGACGCGACCCACAACGTCCCCGCCTACCGCGTGCGATCCGATCCCTTTCGGGAGTATTCGAGCGACGACGGCGAACCGAGCGGCAGCGCCGGCGACCCCGCGCTGAACGTTCTCCAGCAACGCGATATCGAGAACGCCGTCGCCGTCGTCACGCGCTACTACGGCGGGACGAACCTCGGCGTCGGCGGCCTCGCCAGTGCCTACTCCAGAGCGGTGAAAGAGGGCGTTGACGACGCAGGCGTGGTCGAGGAGGTGCCCCACGAGCAGTTCACCGTAACCGTCGCCTACGACGACTCCGGCAGCGTTCGGAGCCTGCTTGAATCAGCAGGCGTCGAGTTTGCAGCTGACTACGAGGCCGAAGTCGTCTTCGAGGTTCGGGTGCCTACGGCTGAGGGGAGCGACCTGCGGGACCGAATCCGGAGCGCGACCAGCGGGCGGGCGGCTATCGAACTGGCGTGA
- a CDS encoding 2Fe-2S iron-sulfur cluster binding domain-containing protein codes for MPATLTVETPGGETHELTAERGAVLRDVLLDADLSPHGRYAKRVNCGGRGICATCGVRLAEPPDPDHWHDDLADRFSYPRLSCQLRVRDGMRVELLDKRVWGSRQPDGRTD; via the coding sequence ATGCCGGCGACGCTCACCGTCGAGACGCCCGGAGGGGAAACCCACGAACTCACCGCCGAACGCGGGGCCGTCCTCCGGGACGTGCTTCTCGATGCCGACCTCTCGCCACACGGTCGCTACGCGAAACGGGTCAACTGCGGCGGCCGCGGCATCTGTGCCACCTGCGGCGTCCGTCTCGCTGAGCCGCCCGACCCCGACCACTGGCACGACGACCTCGCCGACCGGTTTAGCTATCCCCGGCTCTCCTGTCAGCTCCGGGTTCGGGACGGAATGAGAGTCGAACTGCTTGACAAGCGGGTCTGGGGGTCGCGGCAACCGGACGGCAGGACGGACTGA
- a CDS encoding ACT domain-containing protein, translated as MFDEIMQKFEDSPGQQDVIRLLLERGFSVNEDGRVVSGGIEIPNTGIAREAGVDRRVVNATTDAILDDDDLRRIFRNISSVPSLLDLAPVLDLHAVTVTVRAADESGIVSTVTSAIADHGISIRQVLSEDPEFTDEPKLYVITDEELPGDLINEIRRLAFVRTIELA; from the coding sequence ATGTTCGACGAGATTATGCAGAAATTCGAGGACTCCCCGGGCCAGCAGGATGTCATCCGTTTGCTGCTGGAGCGAGGGTTCTCCGTCAACGAGGACGGCCGCGTCGTCTCGGGCGGCATCGAGATCCCGAACACGGGCATCGCCCGCGAGGCCGGCGTCGACCGGCGCGTGGTCAACGCCACGACGGACGCGATTCTCGACGACGACGACCTGCGGCGCATCTTCCGCAACATCTCCTCCGTGCCGAGCCTGCTCGATCTCGCCCCGGTGCTCGATCTGCACGCAGTGACTGTCACCGTCCGCGCCGCCGACGAGTCCGGCATCGTCTCGACGGTCACGTCGGCTATCGCCGACCACGGCATCTCTATCCGCCAGGTCCTGAGCGAAGACCCCGAGTTCACCGACGAACCGAAACTGTACGTCATCACTGACGAGGAACTGCCCGGCGACCTCATCAACGAAATCCGTCGCCTGGCGTTCGTCCGGACCATCGAACTGGCCTGA
- the hisB gene encoding imidazoleglycerol-phosphate dehydratase HisB: protein MTDRTAAVTRTTAETDIEVTLDVDGDGDSTIDTGIGFFDHMLDSFSTHGLFDLTVQCDGDLDIDDHHTVEDVAITLGEAFTEALDDKRGIRRFADRKVPLDEAVASVVVDISGRPYFAFDGDFSQGSVGGMTSHMAKHFCRSLSMNAGLTLHCGVEGENAHHEIEALFKGLARALDDATRIDERRSDVASTKGEL, encoded by the coding sequence ATGACCGACCGGACGGCGGCCGTCACGCGGACCACGGCCGAGACGGACATCGAGGTCACGCTCGACGTCGACGGCGACGGCGACAGCACCATCGATACCGGCATCGGCTTCTTCGACCACATGCTCGACTCCTTTTCCACCCACGGGCTGTTCGACCTGACCGTGCAGTGCGACGGCGATCTAGACATCGACGACCATCACACCGTCGAGGACGTCGCCATCACGCTCGGCGAGGCGTTCACCGAGGCGCTGGACGACAAGCGCGGCATCCGCCGGTTCGCCGACCGCAAGGTCCCGCTGGACGAGGCCGTCGCGAGCGTCGTCGTCGACATCTCCGGCCGGCCGTACTTCGCGTTCGACGGTGACTTTTCGCAGGGTTCGGTCGGCGGGATGACCAGCCACATGGCGAAGCATTTCTGTCGCTCGCTGTCGATGAACGCCGGGCTGACGCTGCACTGCGGCGTCGAGGGCGAGAACGCCCACCACGAAATCGAGGCGCTGTTCAAGGGGCTGGCACGAGCACTCGACGACGCGACCCGCATCGACGAGCGCCGCTCCGACGTGGCGAGCACGAAAGGCGAGCTGTAG
- a CDS encoding alpha/beta fold hydrolase, with amino-acid sequence MPTARNRDVSLYYEADGDGPTVVFINDVGYGAWLWGWHYDAVAGPYETVVWDLRGTGRSDAPGGPYDVGTLAADLEAVLADHGVGSAHLVGAGLGGMVALEYAHQYNRARSLTLYCTVGSGDAVDRAELEALALDAPSSLAGAFSPAFREHDPDLMERIAGWRADEDATGAARDAQANAMTAFDPPPLYEITQPAEVYYGLDDPVVSPDAAQSLAADLPRGTGEAVEGRHCCFVEHAPAVTDRLLALLDEQTE; translated from the coding sequence ATGCCGACCGCACGCAACCGCGACGTGTCCCTCTACTACGAAGCCGACGGCGACGGCCCCACCGTCGTGTTCATCAACGACGTGGGGTACGGGGCGTGGCTCTGGGGCTGGCACTACGACGCCGTCGCCGGTCCCTACGAGACGGTGGTGTGGGACCTCCGCGGAACCGGCCGGTCGGACGCGCCGGGGGGACCGTACGACGTGGGAACGCTGGCTGCTGACCTCGAAGCCGTGCTGGCCGACCACGGCGTCGGGAGCGCCCACCTCGTCGGGGCCGGCCTCGGCGGCATGGTCGCGCTCGAATACGCCCACCAGTACAACCGCGCCCGTTCGCTGACGCTGTACTGTACGGTGGGATCTGGCGATGCGGTGGATCGGGCGGAACTGGAGGCGCTCGCGCTGGACGCCCCATCGTCGCTTGCAGGAGCGTTTTCGCCGGCATTCCGCGAACACGACCCGGACCTCATGGAGCGGATCGCAGGCTGGCGCGCTGACGAGGACGCTACTGGCGCGGCCCGCGACGCGCAGGCCAACGCAATGACGGCTTTCGACCCGCCGCCGCTGTACGAGATTACCCAGCCCGCCGAGGTGTACTACGGGCTGGACGACCCCGTCGTGTCGCCGGACGCCGCGCAGTCGCTGGCGGCCGACCTGCCCCGCGGGACCGGCGAGGCCGTCGAGGGTCGCCACTGCTGTTTCGTCGAACACGCGCCGGCGGTGACCGACCGATTGCTGGCGCTACTGGACGAGCAGACAGAGTAA
- a CDS encoding cation:proton antiporter domain-containing protein, producing MSGAASLIGAVVLVVSLGVAAQLVADWLQIPSVAFLLVAGVFVGPQALDLVDPAIFGQAGLQAIVGLSVGIIVFEGAFHLTVERVREASREALGLVTIGAFVSLVGTAVAVKVVFGTTWPVAVLVGSLLIATGPTVITPIMQVVPVRDRVAAALETEGIINDVTAAILAVATFEFVIASQSSPVVVVEAFVARLVVGHIVGIAVGGGIALLLQRWHLSADNAMQNARAVVLTAALLAYALGSIWLSEAGIAAAAVAGIVLGNADLPHEEEIAEFKGGITLFVLSFVFIVLAAQLSLGDLRALGIGGLVVVIVVVTLVRPLGVFLSTLGGRLTVRERMFVGAMGPRGIVPASVATLFAIELRPENPDAATVLVGTVFLVIFATVMFQGGLARHFAQALDILPMQTLIVGGGRVGRELAVRYESRGEEVVLIDSDEDTVERTRADGHRVVHGDATNAHVLEEAGANRASVVVAATADDDVNLLVAQLATTRFDVDTVVARANQPDNVEAFEDLDVETISAGFAVADAIDDAVERPALAHWLSDSGRTGDVLEVELSNDSLVDRTIEETAEKLPNGCLVAMVSRNGTDRVPDSDFRLASGDHLTLVCETNEAMRDARRLCQGE from the coding sequence GTGTCAGGAGCAGCATCACTTATCGGCGCTGTCGTGTTGGTCGTGAGTCTGGGTGTCGCCGCGCAACTGGTCGCCGACTGGCTCCAGATCCCGAGCGTCGCGTTCCTGCTGGTCGCCGGCGTCTTCGTCGGCCCGCAGGCCCTCGACCTCGTCGACCCCGCGATATTCGGACAGGCCGGGCTGCAGGCTATCGTCGGCCTCAGCGTCGGTATCATCGTCTTCGAGGGGGCGTTCCACCTTACCGTCGAGCGAGTCCGTGAAGCGTCCAGGGAGGCGCTTGGACTGGTGACAATCGGCGCGTTCGTCTCGCTCGTCGGAACCGCCGTCGCCGTCAAGGTCGTGTTCGGGACGACGTGGCCAGTCGCCGTCCTCGTCGGGAGCCTGCTGATCGCCACCGGGCCGACGGTCATCACGCCGATCATGCAAGTGGTCCCGGTCAGGGACCGGGTCGCCGCCGCCCTGGAGACAGAGGGCATCATCAACGACGTGACCGCAGCCATCCTCGCGGTGGCGACGTTCGAGTTCGTCATCGCGAGCCAGTCCTCGCCGGTAGTCGTCGTCGAGGCGTTCGTCGCCCGGCTGGTCGTGGGACACATCGTCGGTATCGCCGTCGGCGGCGGTATCGCACTCCTGCTCCAGCGGTGGCACCTTTCGGCGGACAACGCCATGCAAAACGCCCGGGCGGTGGTCCTGACCGCAGCGCTGCTGGCGTACGCGCTGGGAAGCATATGGCTCTCGGAGGCCGGCATCGCGGCCGCCGCCGTTGCCGGTATCGTACTGGGGAACGCCGACCTCCCCCACGAAGAGGAGATCGCCGAGTTCAAGGGCGGTATCACGCTGTTTGTCCTCTCGTTCGTCTTCATCGTGTTGGCCGCCCAGCTATCGCTCGGTGACCTGCGTGCACTCGGGATCGGCGGACTCGTCGTCGTCATCGTCGTCGTCACGCTCGTCCGCCCGCTCGGCGTGTTCCTCTCGACGCTGGGTGGCCGACTGACAGTTCGAGAGCGGATGTTCGTCGGCGCGATGGGGCCGCGCGGTATCGTCCCGGCCAGCGTCGCCACGCTGTTCGCCATCGAACTGCGTCCCGAGAACCCGGATGCTGCGACGGTCCTCGTCGGGACTGTCTTTCTCGTCATCTTCGCGACCGTCATGTTTCAAGGCGGGCTGGCCCGTCACTTCGCGCAAGCGCTCGACATCCTTCCCATGCAAACACTCATCGTCGGTGGCGGTCGCGTCGGCCGGGAACTGGCAGTACGATACGAATCACGCGGCGAGGAGGTCGTCCTCATCGACAGCGACGAGGACACGGTCGAGCGGACGCGGGCCGACGGCCATCGCGTCGTCCACGGGGACGCGACGAACGCGCACGTCCTCGAAGAAGCAGGGGCGAACCGGGCGTCCGTTGTCGTCGCTGCGACCGCAGACGACGACGTGAATTTGCTCGTGGCACAGCTGGCGACGACCCGGTTCGACGTCGACACCGTGGTCGCCAGAGCGAACCAGCCGGACAACGTCGAGGCCTTCGAGGACCTTGACGTCGAGACGATATCCGCCGGCTTCGCCGTCGCCGACGCAATCGACGACGCGGTCGAGCGACCAGCGCTGGCCCACTGGCTGTCGGACTCCGGCCGAACAGGGGACGTACTGGAAGTCGAACTCAGCAACGACTCACTGGTCGACCGGACCATAGAGGAAACCGCGGAGAAGCTTCCGAACGGCTGTCTGGTCGCAATGGTAAGCCGTAACGGAACAGACAGAGTCCCCGACAGCGATTTCCGCCTTGCAAGCGGCGATCACCTGACGCTCGTCTGCGAGACCAACGAGGCGATGCGGGACGCCAGACGGCTGTGTCAGGGCGAATAG
- a CDS encoding DUF7511 domain-containing protein yields MSTTTTPPSDTDLDEAPEFELDCLYDDPENPSELTIFPSDLQQSVTEWVTADRSAAVSLDELR; encoded by the coding sequence ATGAGTACGACCACGACGCCCCCGTCGGACACTGACCTCGACGAAGCGCCGGAGTTCGAACTGGACTGCCTGTACGACGACCCCGAGAACCCCTCGGAGCTGACGATTTTCCCCTCGGACCTCCAGCAATCCGTGACCGAGTGGGTCACTGCGGATCGGTCAGCGGCCGTCTCTCTCGACGAACTGCGCTGA
- the alaS gene encoding alanine--tRNA ligase, with protein sequence MSDLDEAYQLDYFEEEGFHRQECASCGDMFWSRVERETCGEPPCAEYDFIDNPGFDESHSLTEMREAFLSFFEDRDHERIDPYPVAANRWRDDVLLTQASIYDFQPLVTSGTTPPPANPLCISQPCIRMQDIDNVGKTGRHTMAFEMMAHHAFNAREDIEDPEQYAYEGEVYWKDETVRYCDELFEEMGANLDEIVYIEDPWVGGGNAGPAIEVIYRGAELATLVFMSMEQDPEGEYEMKDGNRYSPMDTYIVDTGYGLERWTWMSQGTPTVYEAVYPDMIAFLKDNAGIELTDEEERIVHEAAKLAGRMDIDEAEDIEAERDTIAAEVGVEVAEMRDLMAPLEDIYAIADHCRTLAYMLGDGIVPSNVGTGYLARMVLRRTKRLVDGVGVDAPLDELVDMQAERLGYENRDTIRDIVRTEVEKYRETLDRGGRRVRQLADEYAEKGEPIPTEELVELYDSHGIQPDMVEEIAAEKGVAVDVPDDFYAVVAQRHGGDDTATEESRTPYEDRLEELPETDRLYYEDQQRTEFEAVVLEVFDRDDDNYDVVLDQTMFYPEGGGQPPDEGTLSTDDVSAEVTDVQQYGDVIVHTCDDDPGKGEFVRGQVNASRRQRLMQHHTATHIVIHSARQVLGEHVRQAGAQKGTDSARIDIRHYESVSREEVKEIERLANDIIQDNIAVSQEWPDRNEAEERHGFDLYQGGIPAGEQIRLITVGDDVQACGGTHVARTGDIGAVKLLNTERIQDGVIRLTFAAGNAAIEATQRTEDALTEAADILDVAPDAVPETAERFFDEWKARGKEIEQLKEQLAEARASGGGDNEEVEVGDATAVVGRIDADMDELRAQANAIVEQGNIAVLGSGLDGAQFVVSVPDGVDVDAGEVVGELAGRVGGGGGGPPDFAQGGGPDADALDEALEDAPEILRTVANV encoded by the coding sequence ATGAGCGACCTCGACGAGGCCTACCAACTCGACTACTTCGAAGAGGAAGGCTTCCACCGCCAGGAGTGTGCCTCCTGTGGCGACATGTTCTGGTCCCGTGTCGAGCGCGAGACCTGCGGCGAGCCGCCGTGTGCGGAGTACGACTTCATCGACAACCCCGGGTTCGACGAGTCCCACTCGCTGACGGAGATGCGCGAGGCGTTCCTCTCTTTCTTCGAGGACCGTGACCACGAGCGCATCGACCCGTACCCGGTGGCGGCCAACCGCTGGCGCGACGACGTGTTGTTGACCCAGGCGTCGATTTACGACTTCCAGCCGCTGGTCACCTCGGGGACGACGCCGCCGCCGGCGAACCCGCTGTGCATCAGCCAGCCCTGCATCCGGATGCAGGACATCGACAACGTCGGGAAGACGGGCCGGCACACGATGGCCTTCGAGATGATGGCCCACCACGCGTTCAACGCGCGCGAGGACATCGAAGACCCCGAGCAGTACGCCTACGAGGGCGAGGTGTACTGGAAAGACGAGACGGTCCGGTACTGCGACGAACTGTTCGAGGAGATGGGGGCGAACCTCGACGAGATCGTCTACATCGAGGACCCGTGGGTCGGCGGCGGCAACGCCGGCCCGGCCATCGAGGTCATCTACCGCGGGGCCGAACTCGCCACGCTCGTCTTCATGTCCATGGAGCAGGACCCAGAGGGCGAGTACGAGATGAAAGACGGCAACCGGTACTCGCCGATGGACACCTACATCGTCGACACCGGCTACGGGCTCGAACGCTGGACCTGGATGAGCCAGGGGACACCGACGGTGTACGAGGCCGTCTATCCCGACATGATCGCCTTCCTCAAGGACAACGCCGGCATCGAACTCACCGACGAGGAGGAGCGCATCGTCCACGAGGCCGCGAAGCTCGCGGGCCGGATGGACATCGACGAGGCCGAAGACATCGAGGCCGAACGCGACACCATCGCCGCCGAGGTCGGCGTCGAGGTCGCGGAGATGCGGGACCTGATGGCACCGCTCGAGGACATCTACGCCATCGCCGACCACTGCCGAACGCTCGCGTACATGCTCGGCGACGGCATCGTCCCCTCGAACGTCGGCACGGGCTATCTGGCACGGATGGTGCTGCGCCGGACGAAGCGACTGGTCGACGGCGTCGGCGTCGACGCGCCGCTGGACGAACTCGTCGACATGCAGGCCGAGCGGCTGGGCTACGAGAACCGCGACACCATCCGCGACATCGTCCGCACCGAGGTCGAGAAGTACCGCGAGACGCTGGACCGCGGTGGCCGGCGCGTCCGCCAGCTGGCCGACGAGTACGCCGAAAAGGGCGAGCCGATCCCGACCGAGGAACTGGTCGAACTGTACGACTCCCACGGGATTCAGCCGGACATGGTCGAGGAAATCGCCGCCGAGAAAGGCGTCGCGGTCGACGTGCCCGACGACTTCTACGCGGTCGTCGCCCAGCGACACGGCGGCGACGACACCGCCACCGAGGAGTCACGGACGCCCTACGAGGACCGGCTCGAAGAACTGCCTGAGACCGACCGGCTCTACTACGAGGACCAGCAGCGGACCGAGTTCGAGGCCGTCGTCCTTGAGGTGTTCGACCGCGACGACGACAACTACGACGTGGTGCTCGACCAGACCATGTTCTACCCCGAAGGCGGCGGCCAGCCGCCGGACGAGGGGACGCTGTCGACCGACGACGTCTCCGCCGAGGTGACCGACGTCCAGCAGTACGGCGACGTCATCGTCCACACCTGCGACGACGACCCCGGCAAGGGCGAGTTCGTCCGCGGACAGGTCAATGCGAGCCGCCGCCAGCGCCTGATGCAACACCACACCGCGACCCACATCGTCATCCACAGCGCCCGGCAGGTACTCGGCGAGCACGTCAGACAGGCCGGTGCCCAGAAGGGCACTGACTCCGCCCGCATCGACATCCGCCACTACGAGTCGGTGAGCCGCGAGGAGGTCAAGGAGATCGAACGCCTCGCCAACGACATCATACAGGACAACATCGCCGTCTCTCAGGAGTGGCCCGACCGCAACGAGGCCGAGGAGCGCCACGGCTTCGACCTCTACCAGGGCGGCATCCCGGCCGGCGAGCAGATCCGGCTCATCACCGTCGGCGACGACGTGCAGGCCTGCGGTGGCACCCACGTCGCCCGAACCGGTGACATCGGGGCTGTCAAGCTCCTGAACACCGAGCGAATTCAGGACGGCGTCATCCGCCTGACCTTCGCCGCGGGCAACGCGGCCATCGAGGCCACCCAGCGCACCGAAGACGCGCTCACCGAAGCCGCGGATATCCTTGACGTTGCGCCCGATGCCGTCCCGGAGACTGCCGAGCGGTTCTTCGACGAGTGGAAGGCCCGTGGCAAAGAAATCGAACAGCTCAAAGAGCAACTCGCTGAGGCCCGCGCGAGCGGCGGTGGCGACAATGAAGAAGTCGAGGTCGGCGATGCGACCGCCGTTGTCGGGCGCATCGACGCCGACATGGACGAACTCCGCGCGCAGGCGAACGCTATCGTCGAGCAAGGCAACATCGCGGTGCTCGGGTCGGGCCTCGACGGCGCGCAGTTCGTCGTCTCCGTGCCCGACGGCGTCGATGTCGACGCCGGTGAGGTTGTCGGCGAACTCGCCGGTCGCGTCGGCGGCGGCGGCGGCGGCCCACCGGACTTCGCACAGGGCGGCGGCCCAGACGCGGACGCGCTGGACGAGGCGCTTGAGGACGCACCTGAGATACTGCGAACTGTGGCGAACGTCTGA
- a CDS encoding archaellin/type IV pilin N-terminal domain-containing protein: MQRLRPSTEGTGEDRGQVGIGTLIVFIAMVLVAAIAAGVLINTAGFLQSSAQATGQQSSDSTTNRIQVVGITGDHFTDNSEIGVVDIVVRRAPGAGNVDLDKTTVQWIGPSGSYYQLAAGGADGNPDGRFAISTVQDNDGSQPVLNDVEDRFRITLDLGTDNSVGAEPFGEELPEGETATLRITSPAGGMTTEEVVAPKTLSGESSVTL, translated from the coding sequence ATGCAACGTTTACGACCATCTACGGAGGGGACGGGTGAGGACCGCGGTCAGGTCGGGATCGGGACGCTCATCGTGTTTATCGCGATGGTGCTGGTCGCGGCAATCGCGGCGGGCGTGCTTATCAATACTGCGGGGTTCCTGCAGAGTTCCGCCCAGGCGACGGGCCAGCAATCCAGTGATTCGACGACCAACCGCATTCAGGTTGTGGGGATTACCGGGGACCACTTCACCGACAACAGCGAGATCGGCGTGGTTGACATCGTCGTCAGGCGGGCACCGGGGGCAGGCAACGTCGACCTTGACAAGACGACCGTCCAGTGGATCGGTCCGAGCGGGTCGTACTACCAGCTCGCGGCTGGCGGCGCAGACGGCAACCCCGATGGGCGGTTCGCTATCTCTACCGTGCAGGACAATGACGGCTCCCAGCCGGTGCTGAACGACGTTGAAGACCGGTTCAGAATCACGCTCGACCTGGGGACCGATAATTCCGTTGGCGCTGAGCCATTCGGTGAGGAACTGCCCGAAGGAGAGACTGCGACGCTCCGCATTACCTCGCCAGCCGGCGGGATGACGACCGAGGAAGTCGTCGCGCCGAAGACGCTCTCCGGGGAATCCTCTGTCACGCTCTGA
- a CDS encoding replication factor C small subunit has translation MSEAESESRAGREEVWIEKYRPQTLDDVMGHENIVGRLKSYVSRNDLSHMLFSGPAGTGKTTCATAIARELYGEDWREHFLELNASDERGIDVVRDRIKNFARTSFGGVEYRIIFLDEADALTSDAQSALRRTMEQFSNNVRFILSCNYSSQIIDPIQSRCAVFRFSPLADDAVAEEIRNIAAEEDIELTEDGLDALVYAADGDMRKAINGLQAASVSGDTVDESAVYAITSTARPEEIRTMVQSALDGDFTASRATLDRLLTEEGIAGGDIIDQLHRSIWEFDIDDEAAVRVLERIGETDYRITRGANERVQLEAMLASLAQGE, from the coding sequence ATGAGTGAGGCCGAGTCCGAGTCGCGGGCGGGACGCGAGGAGGTCTGGATCGAGAAGTACCGCCCGCAGACGCTCGACGACGTGATGGGCCACGAGAACATCGTCGGGCGACTCAAAAGCTACGTCTCGCGCAACGACCTGAGCCACATGCTGTTTTCCGGCCCCGCGGGGACGGGGAAGACGACGTGTGCGACGGCTATCGCCCGTGAACTGTACGGCGAGGACTGGCGCGAGCACTTCCTCGAACTGAACGCCTCCGACGAGCGCGGTATCGACGTGGTCCGGGACCGAATCAAGAACTTCGCCCGAACGAGCTTCGGCGGCGTCGAGTACCGCATCATCTTCCTCGACGAGGCCGACGCGCTGACCAGCGACGCCCAGTCGGCGCTGCGCCGGACGATGGAGCAGTTCTCGAACAACGTCCGCTTTATCCTCTCGTGTAACTACTCCAGCCAGATCATCGATCCGATCCAGTCCCGTTGTGCCGTCTTCCGCTTCTCGCCGCTGGCCGACGACGCCGTCGCCGAGGAAATCCGAAACATCGCCGCCGAAGAGGACATCGAACTGACCGAGGACGGACTGGACGCGCTCGTCTACGCCGCCGACGGGGATATGCGGAAAGCCATCAACGGCCTGCAGGCCGCGTCGGTCAGCGGCGACACGGTCGACGAGTCGGCGGTGTACGCGATCACCTCGACGGCCCGCCCGGAAGAGATCCGGACGATGGTCCAGTCGGCGCTGGACGGCGACTTCACCGCCTCGCGGGCGACCCTCGATAGACTGCTGACCGAGGAAGGCATCGCTGGCGGTGACATCATCGACCAACTCCACCGCTCAATCTGGGAGTTCGATATCGACGACGAAGCGGCAGTCCGAGTGCTCGAACGCATCGGCGAAACCGACTACCGGATCACCCGCGGTGCGAACGAGCGCGTGCAACTCGAAGCGATGCTGGCCTCGCTCGCCCAGGGCGAGTAA
- the samp2 gene encoding ubiquitin-like small modifier protein SAMP2, with product MYVTVEIAGEDTHELEVDADATYADLLSPVDLSPHEVSVLVDGEHVPTDQPVEHDHVRVVRLIKGG from the coding sequence ATGTACGTCACCGTCGAGATCGCCGGCGAGGACACCCACGAACTGGAGGTGGACGCGGATGCGACCTACGCCGACCTGCTTTCGCCGGTCGACCTGAGCCCCCACGAGGTGTCGGTCCTCGTCGACGGCGAGCACGTTCCGACGGATCAGCCCGTCGAGCACGACCACGTTCGGGTCGTCAGGCTCATCAAAGGCGGCTGA